One window of Pseudomonas putida genomic DNA carries:
- a CDS encoding type IV secretion system DNA-binding domain-containing protein, which translates to MSMDQILRSKIGGFKDTLALSSIGAGGLLTSPFFSSVPATLPLAMGAAGAAYVGNRVFDFWKNQLLLESKINIRSATDLAHGDGLLLGFTTDTGQPVRVPDEDFMRHGFILGQSGVGKTVLGKLMMFQQIQRGGGLTFIDGKMNADDIQTIYQYCVWAGREQDLLILNPGNPSLSNTYNPILRGDPDEIAARILSIIPSTENNPGADHYKQSANQGITTLVAAMQAAGLAYNFIDFTILLMNHKAIEELETLLKKTQPHNPATKNFSLFLEQYKIGGKPGMENVVDIKRMKETFGGLAGRMYLFGTGKFGDVMNTYAPEIDLFEAIRAKKIIYVALPTMGKNEAASNFGKMFLGDLRTAISWIQALPEEDRPNPPHFNFMDELGSYAVQSLARPFEQGRSAQMALFPAAQTLANLDVVSPDFKEMVIGNTWTKIFFKIGTQATAVECADLIGMKIGITKSLSGTQNESSSTPLLNVAPEGGTGAAAGISVGEREQEEYKVSPDDLKALGKGECIIQYGGDQIFNVRVPMISIDRKLQKEIGPIRINHFRRPSVKGADFFKNSDKYLGGSGLPTGGRKKQQEQLRDE; encoded by the coding sequence ATGAGTATGGATCAGATACTTCGCTCGAAAATCGGTGGCTTCAAAGACACCCTGGCACTGAGTTCGATCGGTGCTGGTGGACTTCTGACATCGCCTTTTTTCAGCTCTGTGCCGGCCACCCTCCCCCTCGCCATGGGGGCTGCGGGTGCGGCGTACGTGGGCAACCGTGTCTTTGATTTCTGGAAGAACCAGCTCCTCCTTGAGTCGAAGATCAATATCCGCTCGGCTACCGATCTGGCGCACGGAGATGGCTTGCTGCTTGGCTTCACCACCGACACGGGACAGCCTGTCCGTGTCCCTGATGAAGACTTCATGCGACATGGATTTATCCTGGGTCAGTCCGGTGTCGGTAAGACCGTTCTGGGCAAGCTGATGATGTTCCAGCAGATCCAGCGTGGCGGCGGCCTGACGTTCATCGACGGCAAGATGAATGCGGACGACATTCAAACGATCTACCAGTACTGCGTCTGGGCGGGCCGCGAGCAGGATCTGCTGATTCTGAACCCGGGTAACCCATCACTCAGCAACACCTACAACCCCATCCTCAGGGGTGACCCTGATGAGATCGCCGCCCGCATCCTGTCCATCATTCCCTCTACCGAGAATAACCCTGGCGCTGACCACTACAAACAGTCTGCGAACCAAGGTATCACCACCCTCGTAGCGGCAATGCAAGCTGCTGGCCTCGCTTACAACTTCATCGACTTCACGATCCTGTTGATGAACCACAAAGCGATCGAGGAGCTGGAAACACTGCTTAAGAAGACCCAGCCTCACAACCCGGCGACCAAGAACTTCTCCCTGTTCCTTGAACAATACAAGATCGGCGGAAAGCCGGGCATGGAGAACGTGGTCGACATCAAGCGGATGAAGGAAACGTTCGGCGGTCTTGCCGGCCGGATGTACTTGTTCGGTACGGGGAAATTCGGTGACGTGATGAACACCTACGCCCCCGAGATCGACCTGTTCGAAGCAATCCGGGCGAAGAAGATCATCTACGTCGCTCTCCCGACGATGGGTAAAAACGAAGCCGCCTCCAACTTCGGCAAGATGTTCCTGGGCGACCTGCGTACGGCTATCTCGTGGATCCAGGCGCTGCCTGAAGAGGACCGGCCTAACCCCCCGCATTTCAATTTCATGGATGAGCTGGGGAGTTACGCCGTTCAGTCGCTAGCACGCCCCTTTGAACAGGGGCGCAGCGCGCAGATGGCACTGTTCCCCGCAGCCCAGACCTTGGCCAACCTGGATGTGGTTTCCCCTGACTTCAAAGAGATGGTCATCGGTAACACCTGGACCAAGATCTTTTTCAAGATCGGTACCCAGGCCACGGCCGTTGAGTGTGCAGACCTCATCGGCATGAAAATCGGTATCACGAAGTCATTGAGCGGTACGCAGAACGAAAGCAGTAGCACCCCCCTTCTCAATGTGGCGCCAGAGGGTGGCACCGGTGCTGCCGCCGGCATATCAGTCGGTGAGCGAGAGCAGGAGGAGTACAAGGTCTCGCCGGATGACCTCAAAGCGCTCGGTAAGGGGGAATGCATCATCCAGTACGGCGGAGACCAGATCTTCAACGTCCGGGTGCCGATGATCAGCATCGACAGAAAGCTGCAGAAAGAAATCGGCCCTATTCGAATCAACCACTTCCGCAGGCCGTCCGTTAAGGGTGCGGACTTCTTCAAGAATAGTGACAAGTACCTGGGTGGCAGCGGGCTGCCCACTGGTGGGCGGAAGAAACAACAGGAGCAGCTGAGAGATGAGTAA
- a CDS encoding OmpA family protein: MITLNRAILLASLALSASTAGAVDVRQVVVPDSYGVAIEPAHAGHALVESIRDTQKKAESPVWTVTEPARPRALMPAEEALLDAEDAKIAEEARHTRTTLYFDFDKSMPTGWWPLTNVIADALRVGSTITLIGYADEVGEAIYNQRLSENRAIEAARYLVRHGVKKKNIKVYGRGKRDPVSSSDSSMNRRVEVDIVKAAGKPL, encoded by the coding sequence ATGATCACCTTGAACAGAGCCATTCTGCTTGCGTCGCTTGCGCTCTCAGCAAGCACCGCGGGTGCCGTTGATGTGCGACAGGTAGTGGTTCCAGACAGCTACGGCGTTGCGATTGAGCCCGCGCATGCAGGGCACGCGCTTGTTGAATCCATTCGCGACACCCAGAAGAAAGCCGAATCTCCGGTCTGGACGGTGACTGAGCCAGCCAGGCCTCGGGCCCTGATGCCGGCAGAAGAGGCTCTGCTCGATGCAGAAGATGCAAAGATCGCCGAGGAGGCCCGTCACACGCGGACCACGCTCTACTTTGACTTCGACAAGAGCATGCCTACGGGCTGGTGGCCGCTGACCAACGTCATCGCTGACGCACTTCGCGTCGGCAGCACCATCACCCTGATCGGTTATGCGGACGAAGTGGGCGAGGCGATTTACAACCAGCGCCTGTCCGAGAACCGCGCCATCGAAGCTGCGCGTTACCTGGTTCGGCACGGTGTTAAGAAGAAAAACATCAAGGTTTACGGCCGGGGCAAGCGTGACCCTGTATCTAGCTCCGATAGCTCGATGAACCGTCGGGTCGAGGTCGACATCGTTAAAGCTGCGGGGAAACCTCTGTGA
- the traL gene encoding type IV conjugative transfer system protein TraL — translation MKEIDIPRYVDSQTQLLFWEIDEAAIFIGCLGAGIALGGWATIASLAGGWYAVKRFKRFKSGALDGILHHLCYEAGVMGLNKHYDDSSKRDYFY, via the coding sequence GTGAAGGAGATCGATATCCCGCGCTACGTTGACAGTCAGACGCAATTACTTTTTTGGGAAATCGATGAGGCTGCGATCTTCATTGGCTGCCTGGGCGCAGGTATCGCACTGGGGGGCTGGGCAACCATCGCTTCCCTCGCCGGCGGCTGGTACGCAGTAAAGCGGTTTAAGCGTTTCAAGAGCGGTGCACTGGACGGCATTCTGCATCACCTCTGCTACGAGGCAGGCGTCATGGGGCTGAATAAACACTACGACGACTCTTCGAAGCGCGACTACTTCTACTAA
- a CDS encoding conjugal transfer protein TraK — translation MKRSAIALVVLATIHASISWADGMAEVKLPPVPTAAKRVKPVEAQPLPGLGVMPGAESDSRTQVVRVSSDRNEVIYVSNILPNRISTPFASPKAVDQQPDDLDISTIGQSLYATMKTKDKPVALYVTGSNPNDPVISLTLIPKELPQQTITLQLDKPMVETGGHASENHAPDSNNYTDTIRYVLREAALGKTPEGFSEGLLPASAANIGNVIAYPKVRYSGPEYDIYRYSLQGTSKTDVDLDEGTFYSDGVRAVSFFPTATLRAGMTTDVFIVSDKSATGN, via the coding sequence GTGAAACGCTCAGCCATTGCTCTAGTCGTGCTGGCCACCATCCATGCATCCATCTCATGGGCTGATGGGATGGCGGAAGTAAAATTGCCGCCTGTTCCTACGGCAGCAAAACGAGTCAAACCTGTCGAAGCGCAGCCTCTGCCTGGCTTGGGCGTTATGCCTGGCGCCGAATCTGATTCGCGCACCCAGGTAGTTCGCGTGAGCTCGGACCGTAACGAAGTTATTTACGTTTCGAACATCTTGCCGAACCGGATTTCCACTCCGTTCGCTTCGCCTAAAGCAGTCGACCAGCAACCTGATGATTTGGATATCAGTACGATCGGCCAATCGCTTTATGCGACGATGAAGACGAAGGATAAGCCAGTCGCACTGTACGTGACTGGTTCTAATCCAAACGACCCGGTCATTTCTTTGACCCTGATTCCGAAGGAGCTCCCACAGCAGACCATTACGCTGCAACTGGACAAGCCGATGGTGGAAACTGGCGGTCATGCGTCCGAGAACCATGCGCCCGACAGCAACAACTACACCGATACTATTCGTTACGTGTTGCGAGAAGCAGCTCTCGGCAAAACCCCTGAAGGCTTCAGTGAAGGTCTGTTGCCTGCGTCGGCCGCGAACATTGGCAACGTAATTGCCTATCCAAAAGTTCGTTACTCCGGCCCAGAGTACGATATTTATCGTTACAGCCTGCAAGGAACGTCCAAAACCGACGTCGATCTTGATGAAGGTACGTTCTACAGCGATGGTGTCCGCGCTGTGTCTTTCTTCCCGACAGCCACCCTACGTGCCGGCATGACCACTGATGTGTTCATCGTCTCTGATAAGTCGGCTACGGGGAATTAA
- a CDS encoding conjugal transfer protein TraB: MAIKDQLKDKWQDLSPGVRSTIAIIGLLGFLMIVGSVIVGNDKPKNNTKTEGTSDTKLLLPRGDNNTPEQIMAKLALQDKRFKEIGQSLKQMEQDRKDDRLRALEEERLRGQRPDPVTQDTLRELKRLGDRMDKLELSKGGTAPALNAALPGYESAAGTGEALQEPKPKVATLRVTGGTQTARNEAPKQAEKPTPAMPAGSFFEGVLLNGMDAPTSSTTQKNPVPTTMRIKSDAVLPNKYSVDVKECFALASGYGVLSSERAMLRTESFSCVRKDGKIIEGKMEGYIVGEDGRVGMRGRLVSKQGQMIAKTLVAGGLSGLAQGMTPQTIPQLSLGDSSTTQTQSADTSTILQTGVAKGFSTSANEIAKFYMEMAREMTPVVEIDAGRKVTIMLVKGIELK, translated from the coding sequence ATGGCTATCAAAGACCAGCTGAAAGATAAGTGGCAAGATCTTAGCCCAGGCGTTCGATCGACAATTGCAATTATTGGCCTTTTAGGCTTCTTGATGATTGTCGGCTCTGTAATTGTTGGCAATGACAAGCCCAAGAACAATACGAAAACCGAAGGCACTTCCGACACCAAGCTGCTCTTGCCTCGTGGAGATAATAATACTCCTGAGCAGATCATGGCTAAATTGGCTTTACAGGACAAACGTTTTAAAGAGATCGGCCAATCGCTCAAGCAGATGGAGCAAGATCGCAAAGATGATCGCCTACGCGCCCTTGAAGAAGAACGACTGCGGGGGCAACGGCCTGACCCTGTTACCCAGGACACGCTTCGCGAGCTGAAGCGCTTGGGTGATCGGATGGACAAACTGGAGCTTAGCAAGGGCGGTACCGCTCCAGCTCTGAATGCTGCGTTGCCAGGCTATGAAAGCGCAGCTGGCACTGGTGAAGCCCTGCAAGAGCCGAAACCGAAGGTAGCAACCCTGCGGGTCACTGGCGGTACCCAAACGGCCCGGAATGAGGCCCCGAAGCAGGCAGAGAAGCCGACCCCGGCGATGCCAGCCGGTTCGTTCTTCGAAGGTGTGCTGCTGAACGGTATGGACGCGCCAACCAGCTCCACAACGCAGAAAAACCCTGTGCCGACGACCATGCGAATCAAGTCTGACGCCGTACTGCCAAACAAGTACAGCGTCGATGTTAAAGAATGTTTTGCGCTCGCTTCTGGCTACGGTGTTCTTTCCAGTGAGCGCGCTATGCTCCGGACAGAATCTTTCTCTTGCGTACGCAAAGACGGAAAGATCATCGAAGGGAAGATGGAAGGTTACATCGTTGGCGAGGACGGGCGGGTCGGTATGCGTGGTCGACTCGTGTCCAAGCAGGGCCAGATGATTGCCAAAACTTTGGTTGCCGGCGGTCTCTCGGGCCTCGCACAGGGCATGACACCACAAACAATCCCGCAGTTGAGCCTGGGTGACAGCAGCACCACTCAAACCCAAAGCGCTGACACATCGACCATTCTGCAAACTGGTGTTGCTAAAGGGTTCTCTACTTCCGCGAATGAAATTGCCAAATTCTACATGGAGATGGCTCGCGAAATGACTCCGGTAGTTGAGATCGACGCCGGCCGCAAAGTTACGATCATGCTGGTGAAAGGGATCGAACTGAAATGA
- the traV gene encoding type IV conjugative transfer system lipoprotein TraV, with product MKRTALVAALLPIALLSGCSSWLNTAGDDEFSCPGMPQGIICKSPMAVYKSTEQSPALTDSDMPIGQKAPNVKYGDDMGKTAGSEHNLKVSNGVPGPAVADLARPVRVPAQVMRIWIAPWIDSKDDLHFPSYLFTEIQPRTWSFGKSEYSGQGMVVPHLELTAVPPVNVAAPKSENVAAEPTNYGPQVTSSAIPSTTDINLN from the coding sequence ATGAAACGTACTGCATTAGTCGCAGCGCTGTTGCCTATTGCTCTTCTGAGTGGTTGTTCGTCCTGGTTGAATACCGCCGGCGATGACGAGTTCTCATGCCCAGGCATGCCGCAAGGCATCATTTGTAAGTCGCCAATGGCTGTTTACAAGTCCACAGAACAGAGCCCAGCGCTGACCGACAGCGATATGCCAATTGGTCAGAAGGCACCGAACGTAAAGTACGGTGACGACATGGGAAAGACTGCCGGCTCTGAGCATAACCTCAAGGTATCCAATGGTGTGCCAGGGCCAGCTGTTGCGGATCTTGCTCGACCGGTTCGAGTTCCAGCCCAAGTCATGCGCATCTGGATCGCTCCGTGGATCGACAGCAAGGACGATTTGCACTTTCCGTCCTACCTCTTTACCGAGATTCAGCCACGCACTTGGTCGTTCGGAAAATCCGAATACTCAGGCCAAGGCATGGTTGTTCCTCACCTTGAGTTAACCGCTGTACCGCCAGTCAATGTTGCCGCCCCTAAATCGGAAAACGTTGCTGCAGAACCAACCAATTACGGACCGCAAGTTACGTCGTCCGCAATCCCATCCACAACTGACATCAATCTGAACTGA
- the traC gene encoding type IV secretion system protein TraC — MAASKATLKGDRTSTPQKKLNVRAIDPDSKVFFCSDGNEHYLGACFVSDALTGASSSTVDKLQSALSMNFAAGTYIQIAMLESPDVGEYIDAYLNSKPALNPILKALSRQHANLINGGVDNPLVQRSGVMLNRQRVIVTVKFPCRTDSPDDADIAATKESADRVTEALKAASLNLFQLDAVGYLVLMRILTKLWDAPRSHYDEDQLIKDQVYYPGDSINYDDPSTINFNDGAHYAKALSVKHFPQKTSLAIMNHMIGDPNGLSNQITDPYYMVLTIHYPDQVVKKDEVKQTSSIINHQVFGPTAHLIPILSYKKKGIDTLVHEIDGKGAIIVEVNFTIFLFSRDKQRLNKLSAGLQAYYTSLAFELREDRRILEALWNNLLPLNTSNEGVKNLYRFHTMAVRHACQFLPILGEWTGSGMGGAMLLLTRRGQPALVDLYESSTNYSGIIFAEAGAGKSFFTQKIAADYLAAGAKLWVIDAGRSYLKLCKMVGGEFIEFKPESDVCLNPFTHVEDLHEEMDILKATIAKMAAPEDTLNDYQLSRVEQAITSTWEKFGNAANITAVADWFINQSDDEECRRLGRQLFPFAGGQYTKWFDGENNLDMSNAFICMELSDLKGRPALQQVVLLQLISRINHDMYKAQLGERGRKKILIVDEAWEMLDDPMMAKAMVAAYRKARKEDGAVLVVTQAIGDVYASKNTEAIAANSAWQFILQQKSESIDSAIDSKQFKIEPYGAHMLKTVHTMPGKYSEIMVKRSETDWGIVRLVVDEFHNVTFSSKGAARNEILDDLDRGVDAVEAVNNYMARQSSAA, encoded by the coding sequence ATGGCAGCTTCGAAAGCGACGCTCAAAGGGGATAGAACATCCACCCCTCAAAAAAAACTCAATGTCAGGGCTATCGACCCCGACTCAAAAGTATTCTTTTGCTCCGACGGGAATGAACATTACCTCGGGGCATGTTTTGTATCTGACGCCCTGACAGGCGCCAGCTCCTCGACCGTCGACAAGCTTCAGTCTGCCCTGAGCATGAACTTCGCGGCAGGCACCTACATTCAGATCGCAATGCTTGAAAGCCCCGATGTCGGCGAATACATCGATGCCTATTTGAACAGCAAGCCAGCGCTGAACCCGATTCTCAAGGCTCTCTCACGCCAGCACGCCAACCTGATTAACGGTGGCGTTGATAATCCGCTGGTTCAGCGGAGTGGTGTGATGCTGAATCGTCAGCGCGTCATCGTGACCGTGAAGTTCCCTTGCCGCACCGATAGCCCCGATGACGCAGACATCGCGGCGACGAAAGAATCGGCCGACCGGGTCACGGAAGCGCTCAAAGCAGCGTCGCTGAATCTGTTCCAGCTCGATGCAGTTGGCTATCTGGTGCTCATGCGAATCCTCACGAAGCTGTGGGATGCTCCTCGGTCGCACTACGATGAAGATCAACTGATCAAGGACCAGGTCTACTACCCTGGCGACTCCATCAACTACGATGACCCGTCGACCATCAATTTCAATGACGGCGCCCACTATGCGAAAGCGCTGAGTGTCAAACACTTCCCTCAGAAAACCAGCCTCGCAATCATGAACCACATGATCGGCGACCCGAACGGGCTTTCGAACCAGATCACCGACCCGTACTACATGGTGCTGACCATCCACTACCCTGACCAGGTCGTGAAGAAGGACGAAGTCAAGCAAACGTCCTCGATCATCAACCACCAGGTCTTTGGGCCCACAGCTCACCTGATACCCATCCTCAGCTACAAGAAAAAGGGCATCGACACCCTGGTTCATGAGATCGACGGCAAGGGTGCGATCATCGTTGAGGTGAACTTTACGATTTTCCTGTTCTCGCGTGACAAGCAGCGCCTGAACAAGTTGTCCGCGGGCCTGCAGGCTTACTACACCTCTCTGGCTTTCGAGCTCCGGGAAGACAGGCGCATCCTTGAAGCTCTCTGGAACAACCTGCTGCCACTCAATACGTCCAATGAAGGCGTCAAGAACCTCTATCGCTTCCATACGATGGCAGTGCGACATGCCTGTCAGTTCCTACCGATACTCGGCGAATGGACAGGTAGCGGCATGGGTGGGGCAATGCTGCTGCTCACGCGCCGTGGCCAGCCTGCTTTGGTTGATCTGTACGAGTCGAGTACCAACTACAGCGGGATCATTTTTGCTGAGGCCGGCGCTGGCAAGTCGTTCTTCACACAGAAAATCGCCGCCGACTACCTCGCTGCAGGCGCAAAATTGTGGGTGATCGACGCCGGCCGGAGTTACCTGAAGCTGTGCAAGATGGTTGGTGGCGAATTCATCGAGTTCAAGCCTGAGTCGGATGTATGCCTGAACCCGTTCACGCATGTTGAAGACTTGCACGAGGAAATGGACATCCTCAAAGCCACCATCGCCAAAATGGCCGCACCGGAGGACACGCTTAACGATTACCAGCTGTCCCGTGTCGAGCAGGCCATTACCAGTACCTGGGAGAAGTTCGGCAACGCCGCAAATATCACCGCTGTTGCAGACTGGTTCATCAATCAATCGGATGACGAAGAGTGCCGGCGCTTGGGCCGCCAGCTGTTCCCGTTTGCCGGTGGTCAGTACACCAAATGGTTCGATGGTGAGAACAACCTGGACATGAGCAACGCGTTCATCTGCATGGAGCTGAGCGATCTGAAGGGGCGCCCAGCTCTTCAGCAGGTGGTCCTCCTGCAGTTGATCTCGCGCATCAACCACGACATGTACAAGGCGCAGCTGGGTGAGCGAGGCCGGAAGAAAATCCTCATCGTCGATGAGGCCTGGGAGATGCTCGACGATCCAATGATGGCCAAGGCCATGGTTGCTGCTTACCGCAAAGCGCGGAAAGAAGATGGTGCGGTGCTGGTAGTAACGCAGGCTATTGGCGACGTCTATGCGTCGAAAAACACCGAGGCAATCGCCGCAAACTCGGCCTGGCAGTTCATCCTGCAGCAGAAGTCCGAATCGATCGACTCGGCCATCGACAGCAAGCAGTTCAAGATCGAACCTTACGGGGCTCACATGCTGAAGACGGTACACACCATGCCCGGCAAGTACAGCGAGATTATGGTCAAGCGTAGCGAAACCGATTGGGGCATCGTGCGCCTTGTTGTGGATGAGTTCCACAACGTGACGTTCTCCTCGAAAGGGGCAGCCCGCAACGAGATTCTTGATGATCTTGACCGTGGGGTCGATGCGGTAGAGGCAGTGAACAATTACATGGCCCGCCAGAGCTCTGCGGCGTAA
- a CDS encoding pilus assembly protein, with translation MNSKALASRLVSPLKTLRTDKARLRFLRNSLIGIAAAFIVAIAAVTTFRQDYRIGVDLASVRCLPWRLYMITYGQPADLKRGDFVAFVPKGGLMGEHFEGKTVGKMVAGLPGDKLVVKNNVAYIGDRLIGELDLIEKLGKKSGDFDRVMTVPAGKILVIGTEPRSYDGRYWGFLDSKLIIGKVGPII, from the coding sequence ATGAACTCTAAAGCACTGGCGTCTCGACTGGTGTCCCCGCTCAAAACCCTTCGGACAGACAAAGCACGGCTTCGATTTCTTCGAAACTCGCTCATAGGTATCGCCGCTGCGTTCATCGTTGCAATTGCGGCCGTTACGACGTTTCGCCAGGACTACCGGATCGGTGTTGATCTTGCGTCAGTCCGTTGCCTGCCCTGGCGCCTGTACATGATCACTTATGGCCAGCCTGCTGACCTCAAACGGGGTGATTTCGTCGCATTCGTGCCGAAAGGCGGCCTCATGGGCGAGCACTTCGAAGGGAAGACCGTTGGAAAGATGGTCGCAGGCCTCCCGGGTGACAAGCTGGTCGTGAAGAACAACGTCGCCTACATCGGCGATCGACTGATCGGTGAGCTGGACCTTATCGAAAAGCTGGGCAAGAAGTCCGGCGATTTCGACCGTGTCATGACAGTACCGGCCGGCAAGATTCTGGTCATTGGGACTGAGCCAAGGAGCTATGACGGCCGCTACTGGGGCTTCCTAGATTCGAAGCTGATCATTGGCAAGGTAGGGCCCATCATCTGA
- a CDS encoding conjugal transfer protein TraF, which produces MRTREGLLKNILVSALLSIAALPSVVYADVDSGSPRFIERKAEGWFFYKDPKETAPPPPLIRQEPKAPSEKPDSKEPTVHPFSVSWLRENMPKLLDAAIDDPSKENVEAYLYAQRVAMDKSQRYAEMTTRVVAADPFLDENNRVPIATYTKPFFLRNAQAGVTEALKHVATVGGLWVFFDSKCEFCRPQVNTVQKLAKEYGFVTKFISMDGKPLPNVTEFEKNTGQASILNLRITPTTVLVVPPNNYYIVSQGMMAQDQLAERIIIAADSNNLLPKDIAQKINTYDRGVLTNEDTQKGASDDPKQWVKYLKDKLEGRYEGGQQ; this is translated from the coding sequence ATGCGTACGCGTGAAGGATTACTAAAAAACATTCTAGTATCGGCGCTATTGTCTATCGCCGCCTTGCCCAGTGTTGTCTATGCGGATGTCGACAGCGGATCTCCGAGGTTCATCGAGCGCAAAGCTGAGGGGTGGTTTTTCTACAAAGATCCAAAAGAGACTGCACCGCCTCCGCCATTAATCCGTCAAGAGCCCAAAGCTCCCAGCGAAAAACCTGACTCCAAAGAACCGACAGTTCACCCGTTTTCTGTTTCGTGGCTGCGCGAAAACATGCCGAAGCTGTTGGACGCCGCGATCGACGACCCTAGCAAGGAAAACGTTGAGGCGTATCTCTACGCGCAGCGCGTGGCCATGGACAAGTCCCAGCGCTATGCAGAGATGACAACCCGTGTTGTGGCCGCCGATCCATTCCTGGACGAGAACAACCGAGTCCCTATCGCAACTTACACGAAACCATTCTTCCTGAGGAATGCTCAGGCCGGTGTAACTGAGGCACTAAAACATGTCGCGACCGTGGGCGGCTTGTGGGTTTTCTTCGATTCGAAGTGTGAATTCTGCCGACCTCAAGTGAACACCGTTCAGAAACTGGCCAAGGAGTATGGATTTGTCACGAAATTCATTTCCATGGATGGCAAACCTCTACCGAATGTAACGGAATTTGAGAAAAACACCGGGCAAGCGAGCATTCTGAACCTGCGCATCACGCCAACTACAGTTCTCGTTGTTCCTCCGAACAACTACTACATCGTATCGCAAGGGATGATGGCCCAAGACCAGCTCGCAGAGCGGATCATCATTGCAGCTGACAGCAACAATCTATTGCCGAAAGACATTGCACAGAAAATCAATACATATGATCGAGGCGTCTTGACCAACGAAGACACTCAAAAGGGTGCGAGTGATGATCCAAAGCAGTGGGTTAAATACCTGAAGGACAAACTGGAAGGCCGCTACGAAGGGGGGCAGCAATAA
- a CDS encoding conjugal transfer protein, whose protein sequence is MRNILKQLVSLLLVATLTMVSAPASAGLADALDGMFMSNSTSAGAFTSQSRGGMVGGGAALRSPVRNINLVAFDPPRFSAGCGGIDMFAGSFSFINADALVALFRQIAANAVGVAFKAAIDAINPALGKLMQDFQNKLQALNQMMKNTCAVANSIVKSFTDPSARKEMVDQASTAASAATGSFSDLFAGLTDLFSSPNSSSDKGTNDGSCEECGNPVWKALTDTSSGQYLGNPDTGEADSNLANEVVMSMIGAVVMTAPDSSSKNSDGSEKPKVGQIYSPTLTLMNFKNGSSSNSTPLKLLHCDNGYDRNKCTSINPNKTLSFDGTLGYTNKMLFGYAQGATSGTASTSIVGKLTNCTSNSCDFTAAQKQFINSVKTPALALIRKVQQFPGAIQGVAEQMAPIIANELALKYGEAALYAANQTFNGVKGIKPDFVDQNINKLVQELAAIRAEDANFQPRVVATEQWIKMILTSNPAIFVKPGL, encoded by the coding sequence ATGCGGAATATATTGAAACAGCTGGTATCGTTATTACTGGTGGCAACACTTACCATGGTTTCAGCACCTGCATCAGCTGGACTTGCTGATGCGCTTGACGGCATGTTCATGTCGAACAGCACCAGCGCGGGCGCCTTCACAAGCCAAAGCCGCGGCGGCATGGTAGGCGGTGGCGCAGCCCTTCGAAGCCCGGTTCGTAACATTAACCTGGTTGCTTTCGACCCGCCTCGATTCTCGGCCGGTTGCGGCGGGATTGATATGTTCGCGGGGTCATTCTCGTTCATCAACGCAGACGCCCTGGTTGCATTGTTCCGCCAAATCGCAGCGAACGCTGTTGGGGTTGCGTTCAAAGCCGCCATTGACGCTATCAACCCGGCTCTGGGCAAGCTGATGCAGGACTTCCAGAATAAGCTGCAAGCCCTGAACCAGATGATGAAGAACACATGCGCTGTGGCGAACTCCATCGTCAAGTCGTTCACAGATCCATCAGCTCGAAAAGAGATGGTTGACCAGGCATCGACGGCGGCCTCGGCAGCAACTGGCTCCTTCTCTGATCTGTTCGCTGGTTTGACAGATCTATTCAGCTCTCCGAACAGCAGTTCTGACAAAGGCACCAATGACGGAAGCTGCGAGGAGTGCGGCAACCCTGTTTGGAAAGCCCTTACCGACACCTCATCAGGCCAATACCTGGGTAACCCCGACACTGGCGAAGCTGACAGCAATCTCGCTAACGAAGTTGTGATGAGCATGATTGGCGCAGTAGTTATGACTGCGCCGGACAGCTCCTCGAAAAACTCTGACGGTTCTGAAAAGCCTAAGGTTGGTCAAATTTATAGCCCAACCTTGACACTGATGAATTTCAAAAACGGCTCAAGCTCCAACAGTACGCCGCTTAAACTCCTGCATTGCGACAACGGGTACGACCGCAACAAGTGCACTAGCATCAACCCCAATAAGACATTGAGCTTTGATGGCACCTTGGGCTACACCAACAAAATGCTGTTCGGCTACGCACAAGGCGCGACAAGTGGTACAGCTAGCACTTCGATTGTAGGCAAGCTTACAAACTGCACCAGTAACTCTTGCGACTTCACTGCAGCACAAAAACAGTTCATCAACTCTGTCAAAACACCTGCGCTTGCCTTGATTAGAAAGGTACAGCAATTCCCTGGGGCAATTCAGGGTGTTGCGGAACAAATGGCGCCAATCATCGCAAATGAACTGGCCCTGAAATATGGTGAGGCTGCTCTGTATGCAGCGAACCAGACATTCAACGGAGTTAAAGGCATCAAACCTGACTTTGTTGACCAGAACATTAACAAGCTCGTTCAGGAGCTCGCAGCCATCAGGGCGGAGGACGCAAACTTCCAACCAAGGGTTGTTGCTACCGAGCAGTGGATTAAGATGATTTTAACCAGCAACCCAGCGATCTTTGTTAAGCCGGGCCTCTAG